A genomic segment from Orrella daihaiensis encodes:
- a CDS encoding co-chaperone GroES, with translation MALRPLHDRVIVKRLDNERKTASGIVIPDSAAEKPDQGEVLAVGPGKKGDDGKSQPLDVKVGDKVLFGKYAGQSVKVDGEEVLVIREDEILAVIS, from the coding sequence ATGGCCCTGCGTCCCCTGCACGATCGTGTGATCGTCAAACGCCTGGACAACGAGCGCAAGACAGCGTCAGGCATCGTAATTCCGGATAGCGCAGCAGAAAAGCCCGATCAGGGTGAAGTGCTTGCCGTTGGTCCTGGCAAAAAAGGCGATGATGGCAAGTCTCAGCCACTCGACGTCAAAGTCGGCGACAAAGTTCTGTTTGGCAAATATGCCGGTCAGAGCGTCAAAGTTGACGGTGAGGAAGTACTCGTCATCCGCGAAGACGAGATTCTCGCTGTCATCAGCTAA
- the groL gene encoding chaperonin GroEL (60 kDa chaperone family; promotes refolding of misfolded polypeptides especially under stressful conditions; forms two stacked rings of heptamers to form a barrel-shaped 14mer; ends can be capped by GroES; misfolded proteins enter the barrel where they are refolded when GroES binds), translating into MAAKQVYFGDDARSKIVRGVNVLANAVKATLGPKGRNVVLERSFGAPTVTKDGVSVAKEIELKDKFENIGAQLVKEVASKTSDSAGDGTTTATVLAQAIVVEGLKYVAAGINPMDLKRGIDKAVAAAVEELRNLSKPCTTSKEIAQVGSISANSDTSIGEIIANAMDKVGKEGVITVEDGKSLENELDVVEGMQFDRGYLSPYFINNPEKQVSALEDPYILIFDKKISNIRDLLPVLEQVAKSSRPLLIIAEDVEGEALATLVVNNIRGILKTTAVKAPGFGDRRKAMLEDIAILTGGTVISEETGLSLEKATLAELGQAKRIEVAKENTTIIDGAGDPKSIEARVKQIRTQIDEATSDYDREKLQERVAKLAGGVAVIRVGAATEVEMKEKKARVEDALHATRAAVEEGIVPGGGVALLRARAAVEKVKGSNADQEAGVRLVLRAVEEPLRTIVANAGDEPSVVVNRVVDGKGNFGFNAASGEYGDLVEQGVLDPTKVTRTALQNAASVASLLLTTEVAVCEVAEDKPAPAMPGGDMGGMGGMGGMGF; encoded by the coding sequence ATGGCTGCAAAGCAAGTTTATTTTGGTGATGACGCCCGCTCGAAGATCGTGCGCGGTGTCAACGTTCTGGCCAATGCTGTTAAGGCAACACTCGGCCCCAAGGGTCGTAATGTAGTGCTCGAGCGTTCATTTGGTGCGCCGACCGTCACTAAGGACGGTGTCTCGGTTGCCAAGGAGATCGAACTAAAAGACAAGTTCGAAAACATCGGCGCTCAGTTGGTCAAGGAAGTGGCCTCGAAAACTTCCGATTCGGCCGGTGATGGCACGACGACTGCTACCGTGCTAGCCCAAGCGATCGTGGTTGAAGGCTTGAAGTATGTCGCTGCCGGTATCAATCCAATGGACCTCAAGCGCGGCATCGACAAGGCGGTGGCAGCAGCTGTTGAAGAGCTGCGCAACCTCTCCAAGCCATGCACGACCAGCAAAGAAATTGCTCAAGTTGGGTCGATTTCAGCTAACAGTGACACCTCGATTGGCGAGATCATCGCCAACGCGATGGATAAGGTGGGCAAGGAAGGTGTGATTACCGTTGAAGACGGCAAGTCCCTCGAGAACGAGCTTGACGTGGTTGAAGGTATGCAGTTTGACCGTGGCTATCTGTCGCCTTACTTCATCAACAATCCCGAGAAGCAGGTTTCTGCGCTCGAGGATCCATACATCCTGATCTTTGACAAGAAGATCAGCAACATCCGCGATCTGTTGCCCGTACTTGAGCAGGTTGCCAAGTCGAGCCGTCCGCTGCTGATCATCGCAGAAGACGTTGAAGGCGAAGCGCTTGCTACGTTGGTGGTTAACAACATCCGCGGTATCCTGAAGACCACGGCTGTCAAAGCGCCTGGCTTCGGTGACCGTCGTAAAGCAATGCTCGAAGACATCGCCATTTTGACTGGTGGCACCGTGATCTCTGAAGAGACTGGTCTGTCGCTCGAGAAAGCCACGTTGGCTGAGCTCGGCCAAGCCAAGCGCATTGAAGTTGCGAAAGAGAACACCACCATCATTGATGGCGCAGGTGATCCCAAGTCAATCGAAGCACGTGTGAAGCAAATTCGCACTCAGATTGACGAAGCAACCTCTGATTACGACCGCGAGAAGCTGCAAGAGCGTGTTGCCAAGCTGGCTGGTGGTGTGGCTGTGATTCGTGTTGGTGCAGCGACCGAAGTCGAGATGAAAGAGAAGAAGGCTCGTGTTGAGGACGCGCTGCATGCTACGCGTGCTGCTGTTGAAGAAGGCATCGTGCCTGGTGGTGGTGTCGCTCTGTTGCGTGCCCGTGCCGCCGTTGAAAAAGTCAAAGGCTCTAACGCTGATCAGGAAGCCGGTGTTCGTTTGGTCCTGCGTGCAGTTGAAGAGCCGCTGCGCACAATCGTTGCCAACGCTGGCGACGAACCCAGTGTCGTGGTTAACCGAGTCGTTGATGGCAAAGGCAACTTTGGCTTTAACGCTGCTAGCGGCGAGTATGGTGATCTTGTTGAGCAAGGCGTGCTGGACCCAACCAAGGTGACTCGTACTGCGCTACAAAATGCTGCATCGGTTGCTAGCTTGTTGTTGACGACTGAAGTCGCAGTTTGCGAGGTCGCTGAAGATAAGCCTGCACCAGCCATGCCCGGTGGTGACATGGGTGGTATGGGCGGCATGGGTGGTATGGGCTTCTAA
- a CDS encoding EamA family transporter → MQADWVWLWVPVTILAAALQTGRNAIQRGLTEELGTIGATQVRFVFGLPFACLFFGVAWVFGDIAWPSLTWSFLAFVLLGAIAQIAATALMLAAMQMRDFVVVTVWTKTEPVQIALFGLIVLGEVLRLDTLLAICLATFGVVWMAWRPLGSANGQTVSARPILLGLAAAAGFAVAAVGFRGAILALPEGNFLVRASWTLVCGLIIQASILLAWLMWRSPEVWHRCIGAWRISIWGGFLGAAASQAWFIGFALTTAANVRTLALVEVFFAQIVSRKLFQGHTTTQEKIGMILIVAGVGWLLWLQA, encoded by the coding sequence ATGCAAGCAGACTGGGTATGGCTCTGGGTGCCCGTGACAATTCTGGCGGCAGCTTTGCAAACGGGTCGCAATGCCATCCAGCGAGGTCTGACTGAGGAGCTCGGTACGATTGGCGCTACGCAGGTTCGCTTTGTGTTCGGCCTACCTTTTGCATGCCTATTCTTTGGTGTGGCATGGGTGTTTGGTGATATTGCTTGGCCAAGCCTCACTTGGTCGTTTCTGGCGTTTGTCTTGTTGGGGGCGATTGCGCAGATAGCAGCAACCGCGTTGATGCTGGCGGCAATGCAGATGCGCGACTTTGTCGTTGTGACGGTATGGACCAAGACCGAGCCAGTTCAAATCGCATTGTTTGGCCTCATCGTGCTTGGTGAGGTGTTGCGTTTGGACACCTTGTTGGCCATTTGTCTGGCAACGTTTGGGGTTGTCTGGATGGCTTGGCGACCACTGGGATCTGCTAATGGACAGACGGTATCAGCACGTCCCATCCTGCTTGGATTGGCTGCTGCAGCCGGGTTTGCCGTAGCGGCGGTTGGGTTCCGGGGCGCGATCTTGGCGCTGCCAGAAGGAAACTTCTTGGTGCGCGCATCATGGACGCTTGTTTGCGGTCTGATTATTCAGGCATCGATTTTGTTGGCATGGTTGATGTGGCGATCCCCTGAGGTTTGGCACAGATGTATCGGCGCTTGGAGAATATCGATCTGGGGTGGTTTTTTAGGTGCAGCGGCCTCACAGGCCTGGTTCATTGGTTTTGCTTTGACCACTGCAGCCAACGTTCGTACGCTGGCTTTGGTTGAGGTATTTTTTGCGCAGATCGTTTCACGCAAGCTGTTCCAAGGCCACACGACGACCCAGGAAAAAATCGGGATGATATTGATTGTCGCCGGTGTGGGTTGGTTGTTGTGGCTTCAGGCCTGA
- the ybgF gene encoding tol-pal system protein YbgF, producing the protein MHLTRISFAVAVTSCLAAVTPVSHAFTDSEARQAILELRQELRTLTETSQRASLQLANRIDMLEQELTRLRAQIEEMGGPRAALGSGSNEQPEQAKDSKEQAAFDGAMDLYRKGDFKGSAESLSAFLTLYPESVLAPTAQFYLGSANYANKNYRGAISVLNTMAGKFPDHPRAPDALLVIAGSEFELNQRTAAKATLEKIVKNYPNTAAAQSAQERLKLL; encoded by the coding sequence ATGCATTTGACTCGAATTTCTTTTGCTGTTGCCGTCACGTCTTGCTTGGCTGCAGTTACCCCTGTCAGCCATGCATTTACAGACAGTGAAGCTCGGCAAGCGATACTAGAGTTGCGTCAAGAGCTACGCACGTTGACAGAAACGAGTCAACGTGCGAGTTTACAGCTCGCCAACCGCATCGATATGCTCGAACAAGAGCTGACCCGATTGCGCGCCCAGATTGAAGAAATGGGTGGGCCACGCGCTGCTCTAGGCTCGGGCTCTAATGAACAACCAGAACAGGCCAAAGACAGCAAGGAGCAGGCTGCCTTCGATGGCGCAATGGATTTGTACCGCAAAGGTGACTTTAAGGGCTCGGCTGAGTCGTTATCGGCGTTTCTGACGCTTTATCCAGAAAGCGTATTGGCACCCACTGCCCAGTTCTACTTGGGTAGTGCCAACTACGCCAACAAAAACTATCGGGGTGCAATCTCGGTGCTCAACACCATGGCTGGCAAATTTCCTGATCACCCCCGAGCACCGGACGCACTGCTTGTCATTGCCGGTAGTGAGTTCGAGCTTAATCAACGTACCGCAGCGAAAGCCACCCTGGAAAAAATAGTCAAAAACTATCCCAATACGGCTGCAGCCCAATCGGCGCAAGAGCGTTTAAAGTTGCTCTAA
- the pal gene encoding peptidoglycan-associated lipoprotein Pal — protein sequence MKSRLAKSLSVVGLALALAACSSVSLDDPAAGAAGGSGGAGGASAAGVMDPFNPSSVLATDRSVYFEFDSYSVGDQYRPLVETHARYLAANPQQKILIEGNTDARGGAEYNLALGQRRAQAVSSMMTLIGARETQIETISFGKEKPKALGDTEADYAENRRADIVYLR from the coding sequence ATGAAATCGCGCCTTGCCAAGTCACTTTCAGTTGTCGGCCTTGCCCTAGCCTTGGCTGCTTGTAGTTCCGTGTCGCTAGATGATCCAGCAGCCGGCGCAGCCGGTGGAAGTGGTGGCGCAGGCGGGGCATCTGCAGCGGGCGTGATGGATCCATTTAACCCAAGCAGTGTGCTGGCCACCGATCGTTCGGTGTATTTCGAATTTGACAGCTACTCCGTAGGCGATCAATACCGGCCATTGGTTGAGACCCATGCTCGCTACTTGGCTGCCAATCCACAACAAAAAATACTGATCGAAGGCAATACGGATGCGCGTGGTGGTGCTGAATACAACCTGGCACTCGGACAACGGCGTGCGCAAGCGGTCAGTAGCATGATGACGCTGATCGGGGCACGCGAGACCCAGATTGAGACCATCAGCTTTGGTAAGGAAAAGCCCAAGGCACTAGGTGACACCGAAGCTGATTACGCTGAGAACCGACGCGCAGACATCGTTTACCTGCGATAA